GGACAGAACCCCACCTTACTTTCTGATACaatcagaaagtaaggaagggaaaaggaaattgTCTATGAGGTAGAGGAGTTGGGGTAGATAGAGACTTGAAATCTACCCCTCCAGCAGCTCAGGATCTACCTGTATCTGGGCAACCCCGTTCAGTCAGCCCCCAACTCATAATCAGCTCCTGCCTTCCTTCATTGCTTTGGTGCAGGGCGCAGAGGGTACAGCAGGGAGCAAAGCAGACAGGCCTCAGCCCCCAGAGTTCACAATCTGGTTGGAAGACAGCCCTAAAGGGGAACTGACAACTGAGTTATGTGGCCTCAGGGATCAGAGAGAGGAAACTATGAGGCACCTTAAAGGGGGACCCAATCCAAGGCAGGCTTCTTTGAGGAAGAAGTAGTAGGGTAAGacttgagagaagagagggagctgGTCAGGCTGAGAGTAGTGGGAAGAGGATGTAGGATCAATGAGAGCTGCTGCTTAAACGCTGAAGAGCCTTACAGGCATGGACAGAATTCACAGTATCTGGAACAGAACGATCATGGGGGGAACAGGACTGTGAGGGGACGAGGAAGGTATATGAGGGAAGGGACGGAGCCTGAAGGTCTTGCGGGTCATGTTAGAGAGTGTGGACTTTATCCTTGGGGTAGAGGAATGCCCATGGATGTTTCACAAGAGTTAGAACAGAGGGAAGTTAAAGATTTAGAGTCctggggtttgaatcctggccctaCCACTTAAcagctgtgtaatcttgggcaGATTAATAATTGTTAATAACATCAGTTAACATTTGTTGTGTGTTTACAGTGAGGTACTGTGTCCACCCCAACTTCTGTACTCCACATACAATTCTCCTTTCCCCGAACACTCCCAGTAGAGGAAGTATCTCATTTCATTCTGCCAACAGCCCTGTGAgatagttgttattattattgttgttatccTCACTTAACAGATGGATATCTGCAGCCCCAAAAGGTTAAGAAATGTctcgcccaaagtcacacagccagttagcCTCAGGTTTCTCACCTGTGAAGTGGGACTAATAGGACACACCCCATAGGTTTGTTGCCAGAATTAAAGGAGGTGATGTTTGTTAattaagcacagtgcctggcatcgaAAGCACTTGATAAGAGGACAGTTTTTAGCATTGTCAGGTGACTGGAATTTCAAGAGGGGCAATGCTGTTATTGAATAGATCATTGTGGGTTAGCACGGAGACAGGGAACCCATTAGGAAGCTGCTGTAGGGTTCTAGGTGAGAATTGGTGATGGCTTGGCCTTGAGTTCTAGCTataggggtggaggtggggggcagatTCCAGAGACGGCAGGAGCGGGTGGCTGAGTAGACGTGGGGGTAACAGAGGCTGAGGGATCCACGATGATTCCTAGTTTCTGTCTTGAACAACTGGATAAATAGATGGTGGGGCTGTCGTGGAGAGGTTAAGACTGGGGAGAGTCAGGGTTGAGGAGGAAAGTGGTGACTTTAGTTTAGGGACTTCAATCTTAGCACATGCCTAATAACCCACTCCACACTGTCACTCAGCTTCCAGGAGGTATCAAGCAGGCAGCTGGATAAACAGGCCTGGTGCTCAGAAGAACGGTTTGGGCAAGGAAGAGATATGGAAGCTGGCAACATTTAGATGGCATTAAGCTGTGGGAGATGTACCCAGCCCATGAGTGGGGAGGATGAGGCCCATTCGGGGATGGGGAGAAAGACAGATCCTCTGGGAAAATAATATGTGCAGCCAGAGCGATAGGTGAAAAGCCAGAGGCATGTTGCCTCTTGAAATCCAAGACAAGGAAAGGCTCAAGGAAGAGGAAGAGTACTACACAGTGAAAAGCTTTGCTGAGATCAAGCAGGATAAGGACCAAACATTGGACACTGGATTCAGCAATGGggaggtcactggtgaccttgTCCAGACCAGTCAGGGGAGTACTGGGTATAGAAGCTGGACCAGGATAGGAAGAAGAGTGGGTGGGTTTAGAGAGGAAATGGAGGTAGACACCTCTTCAAGAAACTTGGCTCTAAAAGAGCCAAATAGGGTGAGTGGTAGGGTAGCTAGAAAGAGGCTGGGAGTCCACAGAGAGGTCATTTCTTtttgtagttatttatttaaagttaacTTTATACTGAAATATAATATTCACATAGAAAGGGTACATGTCCTAACTGTACAGCTCACAAGACATTTTCACAAAGGAACACACCCATATAGGATCAGGAAATACAATCCAGATTAGGAAACAGAACATAATCAGTACCCTGTCAGCCCCCTTGTGCTCCCTTCCAGTCACTACTCCCCAGGGGTAGTGTCACTACTATTAATAGTCACTACTATTCTGACTTCTGTCACCACAGATTAAGTTTaactgtttttgaactttatatcaAGGAACTCAAACATACATCCTCTCTTGTggtcttgcttttttcactcaacattatatcTGTAGGATTCATCCATATCGTTGCATGTGGTTATATattgttcattctttttgttgcatagCATTCCATTATCtactgatgggcatttggataGTTTCCCAGgttgttttcatcttttatgtGGGAGTGACTTGAGCTTGTTTGAGGCTTGTGGAGAAAGTTTGAAACACTCATCTTCCATGGGAAGGGAGACAGATGGCTAAGGTCACACATGAGGATTTCCCACATGGGAAACAAAAGCCTGGCTGAGGTTGAGATTTGCTCTTTTCCAGCCCAGCTGCTGTGCCAAGACCTCTGGCAGCTCCCGCCAGCCTGTGCACAGGTGCAGAGAAGGCAGGGGGTTGGGTTGCCCAGGGTTGGTTTCTGCCAGGTAAGAGAGAAGCCCAGGGTGCTGGGGATATTGGTAGCAGGCGAGCAAGCTGGAGTGGTGGCTGCAGATCCAGGCTGGGGAGAAGGGTGTGCAAGGAAGGTAGGGAAGAGAAGGTAGGAGGGAGCTGgcaaagagaaaggaagcagAGGCGGATTGTGAGCTCTGTGCAGGGCAATGTCTGTGCAATTCCGGCTGTTATCTCCAGAGACTTGCGTATTGTTGTCACTTAGTAAATAGTTGAATAAATGAGCTGAGGTCTCAAGAGGTCACAGGTAGAAGGCAGGTGAGGTGGGGGTGATGGAGATGTGGTTCTGATTTAGGAAAGGGTCATTCCAGAGCCAGGTGATGAGACTGGGGTGTTCCCATGGAGGGTGGCTGCAGGGAGCAGAGAGGCCAGTGTTGGGTGGGCAATCCATGGGAATGCATAGCTGCCAGCATAGGGTGCACAGAATCCGGTCttcaaggagggagggggagatagCATTTCTCAAACCAGGATCCTTGGACATCTTGCATCTGAATCTGTAGGGGGGTGGTGGGCTGGTTGGAAATGCAGACCCCTGGGCCCACCCCAGCCTGTTGGGGAAAAAGTAAGCTCAGTGCAGCAGAATTGAGCATCAAGGAGCAAGAGTGTTTATGGGGTGGGGGAGCACCCAGCCCATCTGAGAGGATGAGATGCTCAATGGACCCTGAGTATGGTGGCCTTTATCCAGGCTAGAGTTGGATAGGGATAATCAATGAAGAGATACTGGGGGCAGGAAAGGGCCGACACCAAGGGGATTCAGCCCATGTGAGGTGGGGGCCAGAAGGATGGGGCCTCTGCCCTAGGATGCAGCTTCTGCCAGAGAGAAGGCCCTGACTGGGCAATGGAACCAGATCCTCTGCCCTGTGGCCTGGGGGTAGAGAGGGTGTCCAGACTGAGCATCCCCtctgagggtggagggaggggggtggTGCATGGtgctatgggactctctgcacccagttgcttctcttccttctctcggCAGCAACACATAATATGGGATTGATCCAGTCCCCCACTTTTAGCTCCTTCTCAGCCTCCAAACCCCCTCACGCTCAGTGCTTCTCTGCCGTCCTTTGGCACAGCTCCTCCACTCAGCACCCCCAGCCCTTCCTTCTACTCTCTCAGCCCCTGCTCTCTAGCCTTCACACACTCAGAACCCCAGCTCTCAGCCCTCTGTGTCCAGCTGTCTCTCAGCACCCCTCAACAGCCACTCTATGAGCCCCCTGTGTTAACTGCACCCAATTCAGCCCCATCCGGTGTCCTCACTCTGTTTATCCCTCCATATTCACCGCCGCCCTCGACTCCCTTTACCCACACTCCTGACCCAGCCTAGAAGACCCCCGTAAGTCCCCTGCCTGAGGGGAACCTCCAGTCACCCCTCCCAGAGGCTGGGAGGGGGGCCAAGGGCCCGGTGCCCCCGTGGTCCGGCGGGTCCCGCCCCATCCCGGCGGGCTGAGTCAGGCGGCAGGAACTGGGCGGGGGGCGGCGCCGGGAGGAGCTGAAGCAGGAGCCAGAGTCGCAGGGAGCGATCGCGGAGCCCAGCCCGGCCGGCACCGAGTAGCCCTGGGCCCGCGGGGACACGGGGGGCAAGCGCGGGGCTTGGAGGGCTGTCCCGGACCTACCATGAACTCCAAGAAGAGAGGTAGGACCTGGTCCGGGGCTGCGGAGGCTCCGGGGCTGGTCCCAGGGGGCTGCGGGCCGCGTTCTGGGGGCCTGGGGCGCGTGTTTCGCCGGAGCGGTGTGGGGGACTGCGGAGGATCTCTTCCTGCTAAGGTCACGGGCGAAGGCTGCtgtctgtgactcagtttcccggTTGGAGTCTCAGGAAAGTGGAGGGGGCGGGGCACTTCTCGGCACTGCCCCCCAACCTGGGAATCCCCCGGCTCTGGGCACCGGGAGGGCTCTGGCGTCTGGGCGCCTCGGCGCCTCGGAgcgggtgggggctggaggggagcaGCTTCCGCGGGGCGGCCGGTGTGGGGAGCCCAACCTGCACAGGCCGGGCCTGCCTGGCAGCTCTGCTGGGCTCAAAGCAcgcaccccgccccgccccgtgaCCTCCTACGGCCTCTCGGGGTGTGGGCGTGGGAGCTCCTGGTCCACTTGGGGGGAGGAggtcagggcagggctggggagccCGCCCCACCCCCGGGTAAACAGGCGCTTCCGCACATTCTTCGCGCGCCCCTCCCCTTTCCTGCCCCTTCCCAGCCCGGGGAGGGTCCCAGTGCGACCCCCTTTCCTGCCCCGCGCAGCAGGCGGAGCCTGCACCTCTGCAGGAAGTGGGGGCGTAGCCGAGGCCACGCTGAGTCCGACACCGAGTCACCCGCGGCCGCCCTGTCATAAGCACCAGGGCCGCTGGGGTTCGGACTCCAGCCTCAGACCGTGGCCGGCAGGACTGAGATACAGAGGCTGGGCCGCGGGGAGGGGGCTTCAAGGGCCTGATTGGCGCTGGACACCTGCCCTCGCCACCCCCAGGGAGCCCCGCGCGGACTCATTCCATGATGTCCCTGTCGGTGCGGCCGCAGCGCCGCCTGCTCAGCGCCCGGGTCAGTAGGAGCCAGTCCTTCGCAGGCGTCCTCGGCAGCCAGGAGCGGGGGCCCAGGTACGCGGCAGAGGTGGGGCTAATGGGGTCAAGAGAGTCTGGCCGGGTTGGAGTGTGCAAGTGAGGGTTTGGGGGATGACTTCTTGTCCCCTCCTGAGTGCAGTCTCTTCTTCAGGAGCTTCCCAGCCTTCAGTCCCCCGGGGCCCCCACGGAAGCCCCCAGCGCTCTCCCGAGTGTCCAAGATGTTTTCAGTGGCGCACCCGGCCCCCAAGGTCCCACAGCCTGAGCGGCTGGACCTGGTGTACACGGCGCTCAAGCGAGGCCTGACGTAAGCAGTGTCCTCCCAATGCCTTGTCCCATGATCCCTCCCTAAGTCCTCATTCCCTTTCTGCTAGTAGGAACCTTCCCCAGCCTCACACCCTCTCCTCACTGCCTGTTCCCTGGGCAGGTAGAAGCTGGAGAGGTAAGATAACTCTTGTGGTCACCCCTTTCCCCAGGGCCTATTTGGAAGTGCACCAGCAGGAGCAGGAGAAACTCCAAAGACAGATAAGGGAGTCCAAGAGGAATTCCCGCCTGGTAAGTGAAGGGTTGGCATCCCGTATGCCCAGGATTAATATGCCCTTTGCTCTTGTGGTGTGGGGGGCTGGGCAGCACCAGCCCTGGGTGACATCAGAGCTGTTTTCTGGGGTGACTTGGTCCAGGTGTGACTAGAAAAGGGGGTATCAGGAAAGGCTGGGGAGGTTTCTCTCCTCAGCTTTCCCAGGCTGCATGTACTTTGCCTGGGACCCAGTGCCTGTCCATAGGAGCTTCCAGTGGGTTGGGTCAAACCCCACAGACATGGACAGCAGAAGATTATGTTGTAGTGGTACTGAGGGAGAGCCATGGTTCTTCCTGGGAAACAGGTcagggcttcccagaggaagaaACATTTCTGCTGGGTCTTGAAGCATGAACAGGAGTTCCCTGGTAGAGGGAACCATGCATGAGGAGGCACAGAGCTCTCTTCCTAGGGGTTGTAGAAAAGACAGTGGGCCAGGGGAGGGATCCCATGGAAGAGGTGGGGGGAAGAGTACTAGAGGGGCCTTGGGGACCAAATCTATGACACCAGCAAAGACCAGGCATGTGGGAAGGTAGGTCAGTCCCTGCTTTGACTGCAATGGCTGTGGACTGTGGTGTGAGAGGGAGGAAGGCTGTGATGAAAAGGAGCTAGGTAGGTCTGGGTGAGCAGCTGCCCCTGCTGGAGTACTTCCCCTACCTCCTAATGCCCCCCTCGTCTCTCTCCGCAGGGTTTCCTGTATGACTTGGACAAGGTGAGTGTATAGAGAATGGTGTTGGAAGAGGTTGACTCAGGGGGAGGTAAAGGGCCCTGGGCCTCAGGCTTCTCCTAACGCACCTCTCCCCCAGCAAGTCAAGTCCATTGAACGCTTCCTGCGACGGCTGGAGTTCCACGCCAGCAAGGTACTTGTgcagcatgcgtgtgtgtttgcaGCGTGGGGTGGGGGATTGGGTATCACAGGGAGATGAGATGATGCTAGGCCCTGGGTGAGCAACCCCGGTAGTGAGTCTCAATCTCCCCTCTGCCACCCCTCTCATCTTCTCAGATCGACGAGCTGTATGAGGCATACTGTGTCCAGCGGCGTCTCCGGGATGGCGCCTACAACATGGTCCGTGCCTACAGCACCGGCTCCCCAGGGAGCCGTGAGGCCCGGGACAGCCTGGCCGAGGCTACTCGGGGGCATCGGGAGTACACAGAGGTGAGGGACGTGTGCCTGTGAGGCAGAGGCACAGAGTGTGGCAGAGCTGGTGAGAGGGGACTGGTTCTTGACCTCCTCCTGTCCCTGCCCATCCCTCTCAGAGCATGTGCCTGCTGGAGAGCGAGCTGGAAGCACAGCTGGGCGAGTTCCATCTCCGGATGAAAGGTACCAAGTGGTGAGGCCGACTAGTGGCGGGGAGAGGGAGGTGTGTGCCTGAGACCCCTGGACCCAGCTCATCTCCTTCTCCCCCACTCCCAGGGCTGGCCGGATTCGCCAGGCTATGTGTGGGCGATCAGTATGAGGTAGGAGGATGGGCAGGGAAGGGCTGGGATGGCAGGGTCGCAACACCAAGGGCTGCTTCATCCTGCCTCTTCCCCTAGATCTACATGAAATACGGGCGTCAGCGCTGGAAACTACGGGGCCGCATAGAGGGTAGTGGAAAGCAGGTGTGGGACAGTGAGGAAACCGTCCTTCTTCCTCTGCTCACGGAGTTCCTGTCCATCAAGGTGATGTCTCTGCCCAGAACCATAGGACACCAAGATCCTGTGACTCTATGACCCTGTGAACCCCTTATGATCTTCATGACCCTGAGAACCTTACCCCTGTGACCCCCATCTGGTTCCATGGCCCTGTGAATGTGTGACCCCTTGACCTTCATTACCCTGTGATTTCCTTGTGACCTCCTGACCTTGTGAATATATGACCCCTGAACTCTCATGAGGCTGTGACTCCCACGACCTCGATGACTACAAATTTAGACCTCTGTGGTCCCCGTGCTCCCAGGCTGCTTCGAGCCTCCATAGCCCCATTACCCTGAGAACTCCATTCCCTGTAACTTCCTCATGGCCCAATGACCCTGTGACTGTCACATAACCTCTATGCAAATTCAGACCTCTGATCTCCCACAATCTTATGACCCCTACACCCTTGTGACCCCACCATGCATTCTTGGCTACAGGTGACAGAACTGAAGGGCCTGGCCAACCATGTGGTTGTAGGCAGCGTCTCCTGTGAGACCAAGGATCTGTTCGCCGCCCTGCCCCAGGTTGTAGCTGTGGACATTAATGACCTCGGCACCATCAAGCTCAGCCTGGAAGTCACGTGGAGGTTGGTGGGGCTGAGGGGCTTGGAGACAGGGCTGGGGCTTGATGTTAGCACCTTCTAACAGCTTCTTCCCTCTCCAGTCCCTTCGACAAGGATGACCAGCCCTCAGCCGCTTCTACTGTCAACAAGGCCTCCACAGTCACCAAGCGCTTCTCCACCTACAGCCAGAGCCCACCAGACACGCCCTCACTTCGGGAACAGGCCTTCTATGTGAGTCACATCCCAGGCTCGGCCCCCCATCCAGGGGTTTGCTGGGGGTGGTCCTGAgatgtccttttctctctcctagaATATGCTGAGGCGGCAGGAGGAGCTGGAGAATGGGACAGCATGGTCCCTGTCATCCGAATCTTCTGATGACTCCTCTAGCCCACAGCTCTCAGGCACTGCGCGCCACtcctcagcccccaggccccTGGTGCAGCAGCCTGAGCCTCTGCCCATCCAGGTTGCTTTCCGTAGGGCTGAGACCTCCACTTCTGGGACCGTGGATGAGGAGGGGGCCAtggccccagccctggccaaTGGGCATGCCCCCTACAGCCGGACTCTGAGCCATATCAGTGAGGCCAGTGTGGATGCTGCCCTGGCTGAGGCTTCAGTGGAGGCTGCAGGCCTAGAAAGTCTAGTCCAGGGACCCAGCCCACCTGCACATCCAGATCTCACACGTGGGGAGCACCCTAGTCCTGTCCCTTCTGCCCTGGACCCTGGCCATTCTGCCATAAGCCCCACTCTCAGTACGACAGGCCCTGCCCACACATCTACAGACCCTGCCCCCTCTGCACACCTAGACTCAGTTAGTAAGACCATAAATTCTAGCCCTCCTGAATTGCCAGACCCCACCCACACCACTACAAGCTCCACCTCTGGTGCTGTAAGCCCTGCCCATAGTGCTCCAAGCCTTACTCACACTACCACAGGTTCTACCCACAAGACTGTGGTCTCTACCATCACTATTACAGGCCCTGCCCCCAGTACCACAGGGCCAATCCAGACCACCACAAGTCCCACCCACAAGCCGATGCTTTCTACCCTCACTCCTGTAGCTCCTGCCCCCAATACTACAGACCCAGTCCAGACCACCACAAGCCTCAGCCACACTGTCACAATCCTGACACACACTGTCACAAGCCCCACCAACAAGCACATGATCTCTACCCTCTCTACTGCAGCCCCTACCCCCAGTACCACAGACCCCGCCCAGACTACCACGAGCCCCACCCACACTACCACTAGCCCCACCCACACCACTGCAAGCCCTACCCACACCACCATAAGCCCCACCCACACTGCTACAAGCCCTACCCATACCATAATAAGCCCCACCCACACTACTGCAAGCTCTACCCACACCACCACAAGCAGTACCCACACTACTGCAACCCCTACTCACACAGCCaggatttcaactcacaccactATACCCAATGCTAAGGACGCAGTCCAGATCCCCAGGAGTCCTACCCATTCTGTCACAAGTCCCACCCTTAGAACTGTAAGCCCTTCCACTTTTCTAGACCTTGCCACGCTCTCCAACCACTCTGCAAACACAGACCCTCCCCTCCCAGGCATCGACCCCCTGTCCTGTAGCTACCCAGCCTCCACTTCCTGCACTCGGGCAGACCCCATAGCCCTCAGCACCTCCCACCCAAGTCCTACCTGTTCCAGTTGGGAACCCCTCACAAGCCCTTCCCCAAAACTCCCAGAAGCCATCCGTCAGAGCCCAAgtccccctccctcacctctaGCCCCTGTGCCCCAGCATTCAGACCCTAGAGTGGCCAGGGCAGCCCAGGCCCCAGTTCCAGGGGCAGCTGGAGGTGCTGGGGACAGGAAACTGGAAGAGGCACTGGGGGCCCTAATGGCTGCCCTGGATGACTATCGTGGCCAGTTTCCTGAGCTGCAGGGCCTGGAGCAGGAGGTGACCCGGCTGGAGAGTCTGCTTATGGTGAGGAGGGCTGGGCTGGTTTGCGGCAGCGCAGGGAGGGCAGCCAGGCAGGGGCGACAGCTCTGACGCCCTTCACAACCCCAGCAGAGACAAGGCTTGACTCGCAGCCGGGCCTCCAGTCTTAGCATCACTGTGGAGCATGCCCTGGAGAGCTTCAGCTTCCTCAATGAAGATGAAGACAGTGACAGTCCTGGGGACAGGTGAGAGGGGCTAGGAGCgggggaagaggggaggtgaGTAGCAGGTGAAGGAGAAAGGCGAGAAAGGGGAACAGGTGAGGTGAGGCCAGGGGGAGCACGTAAAGAGAGCAGTAAGATGGGCGGTGGGCTCaagggaggtgggtgggaggggatggattTGCTGGCGGGTGCATCTGTGTTCACCCCTCCCATGTACTCCTAGTGTGTCCTTGTTGCTCACGTTTTCAATCACATCTGTATCCCCAGTGCTTCTGGTCACCTTCCTTCTCATCCCTGCAGTGTCTGCCTCCTCCATCGGTCCCCACCAGCTCCTGAGCTTCCAgctcctcctctcttccttggCCTCACCTTGAACCTACCCCGTGCATCCTGTGCCCCCCAGCATCAACCCCTCTGTCTGGACTCCAGCTTTCCCAGAGACCCTGGCCCCTTGGCTCTTTGTCCCAGAGTGGCCTTTGCCGATTCCCAGTTGAAGGTCATgcccggcccctcctccctccagtgCTGCCTAGGTTATGGCCCTGTGCCCTGCACCCCTTGGGCCACAACCCCTTGCAGTCCACATTGCGTAGACCATCCCGCCTGCAACCCTACTCCCGCCCATCCCAGCCCCGGTGGCCCCAGAGGTCCCAGCAGTCCTAGCTGGAGGTAGCCCTGGGCAGACAGGCTCTGGAGACCCCTGCTACCACCTGCTGGTCCCAGCCCTTTCCTCCTTCTGGAAGTCCTCCGTGAACTTACCCATTGTCTGTTGTTTGTGCATGATGTGTTCTTCTGTTCTGGGATGGGGGGAACTTAATAAAAATACTCTGGTGACCAGATGATGATGTGTGCTCCTGGGGCGGTTGACCCCATTTTTCTCTCAGGCCCCCAAACAGCCCGGAGCCTGGGGCTGAGGACAGCCTCGACTCACCTAGTGCCCGACCCCTCAGCACGGAGTGTCCAGCTCTGGACACTGCCTTGGTCCAGCACCTGTACCACTGCAGCCGCCTCCTGCTGGTGAGGCTAGTGGTATTCCCCCACCCTTCCCTTGTAGCCCCTTCCCCCAGGGAGCCCTACACTTCAATCCTGGCCCTGCACACCTCCTCTGAGTTCCACTCCCCAGTGTCCCAGGGCCTGGCTCTTGCTGAATGGAATACCTCCCACACTCTGGCTCCCCCAAGTCTCTCCCGATGCATGCAGGGACTGGTAGTCCCTGGTCTCCACCCTCTCTAAGCTCTGTCTTGAGGTCTGAGCTGTTTGGCCACCCCTattctccagaaactgggcacaTTTGGGCCCCTGCGCTGCCAGGAGGCATGGGCCCTGGAGCGGCTACTGCGGGAGGCCCGAGTGCTCGAAGCAGTATGTGAGCTTAGCAGGCGATGGGAAATCCCTGCCACCTCTGCCCAGGAAGGTAAAAGCTGTGTGGGCTCTGCCTCGTGTCTGCCCCAAAGTTCCTCCCTTGCCCTATCCCACCTACGCGCCTGTCTCCCCACCGGCCTGTTCTGTTGCTGACAGTTTCCTGCACCTTCTCACAGTGGTGCAGTTCTCGGCCTCCCGGCCCGGCTTCCTGACCTTCTGGGACCAATGTACAGACGGACTCAGCCCCTTCATCTGCCCTGTGGAGCGGGTGCTTCTCACCTTCTGCAATCAGTACGGCGCCCGTCTCTCCCTGCGCCAGCCAGGCTTAGCCGAGGCTGGTGAGTGAG
This genomic window from Mesoplodon densirostris isolate mMesDen1 chromosome 19, mMesDen1 primary haplotype, whole genome shotgun sequence contains:
- the RIPOR1 gene encoding rho family-interacting cell polarization regulator 1 isoform X2, coding for MSFPAFSPPGPPRKPPALSRVSKMFSVAHPAPKVPQPERLDLVYTALKRGLTAYLEVHQQEQEKLQRQIRESKRNSRLGFLYDLDKQVKSIERFLRRLEFHASKIDELYEAYCVQRRLRDGAYNMVRAYSTGSPGSREARDSLAEATRGHREYTESMCLLESELEAQLGEFHLRMKGLAGFARLCVGDQYEIYMKYGRQRWKLRGRIEGSGKQVWDSEETVLLPLLTEFLSIKVTELKGLANHVVVGSVSCETKDLFAALPQVVAVDINDLGTIKLSLEVTWSPFDKDDQPSAASTVNKASTVTKRFSTYSQSPPDTPSLREQAFYNMLRRQEELENGTAWSLSSESSDDSSSPQLSGTARHSSAPRPLVQQPEPLPIQVAFRRAETSTSGTVDEEGAMAPALANGHAPYSRTLSHISEASVDAALAEASVEAAGLESLVQGPSPPAHPDLTRGEHPSPVPSALDPGHSAISPTLSTTGPAHTSTDPAPSAHLDSVSKTINSSPPELPDPTHTTTSSTSGAVSPAHSAPSLTHTTTGSTHKTVVSTITITGPAPSTTGPIQTTTSPTHKPMLSTLTPVAPAPNTTDPVQTTTSLSHTVTILTHTVTSPTNKHMISTLSTAAPTPSTTDPAQTTTSPTHTTTSPTHTTASPTHTTISPTHTATSPTHTIISPTHTTASSTHTTTSSTHTTATPTHTARISTHTTIPNAKDAVQIPRSPTHSVTSPTLRTVSPSTFLDLATLSNHSANTDPPLPGIDPLSCSYPASTSCTRADPIALSTSHPSPTCSSWEPLTSPSPKLPEAIRQSPSPPPSPLAPVPQHSDPRVARAAQAPVPGAAGGAGDRKLEEALGALMAALDDYRGQFPELQGLEQEVTRLESLLMQRQGLTRSRASSLSITVEHALESFSFLNEDEDSDSPGDRPPNSPEPGAEDSLDSPSARPLSTECPALDTALVQHLYHCSRLLLKLGTFGPLRCQEAWALERLLREARVLEAVCELSRRWEIPATSAQEVVQFSASRPGFLTFWDQCTDGLSPFICPVERVLLTFCNQYGARLSLRQPGLAEAVCVKFLEDALGQKLPRRPQSGPGEQLTVFQFWSYVEALDSSSMEAYVTETAEEVLLVRNLNSDDQAVVLKALRLAPEGRLRRDGLRALSSLLVHGNNKVMAAVSTQLRSLSLGPAFRERALLCFLDQLEDEDVQTRVAGCLALGCIKAPEGIEPLVYLCQTDTEAVREAARQSLQQCGEEGQSAHRRLEESLDALPRIFGPGSMASTAF
- the RIPOR1 gene encoding rho family-interacting cell polarization regulator 1 isoform X4, coding for MMSLSVRPQRRLLSARVSRSQSFAGVLGSQERGPRSFPAFSPPGPPRKPPALSRVSKMFSVAHPAPKVPQPERLDLVYTALKRGLTAYLEVHQQEQEKLQRQIRESKRNSRLGFLYDLDKQVKSIERFLRRLEFHASKIDELYEAYCVQRRLRDGAYNMVRAYSTGSPGSREARDSLAEATRGHREYTESMCLLESELEAQLGEFHLRMKGLAGFARLCVGDQYEIYMKYGRQRWKLRGRIEGSGKQVWDSEETVLLPLLTEFLSIKVTELKGLANHVVVGSVSCETKDLFAALPQVVAVDINDLGTIKLSLEVTWSPFDKDDQPSAASTVNKASTVTKRFSTYSQSPPDTPSLREQAFYNMLRRQEELENGTAWSLSSESSDDSSSPQLSGTARHSSAPRPLVQQPEPLPIQVAFRRAETSTSGTVDEEGAMAPALANGHAPYSRTLSHISEASVDAALAEASVEAAGLESLVQGPSPPAHPDLTRGEHPSPVPSALDPGHSAISPTLSTTGPAHTSTDPAPSAHLDSVSKTINSSPPELPDPTHTTTSSTSGAVSPAHSAPSLTHTTTGSTHKTVVSTITITGPAPSTTGPIQTTTSPTHKPMLSTLTPVAPAPNTTDPVQTTTSLSHTVTILTHTVTSPTNKHMISTLSTAAPTPSTTDPAQTTTSPTHTTTSPTHTTASPTHTTISPTHTATSPTHTIISPTHTTASSTHTTTSSTHTTATPTHTARISTHTTIPNAKDAVQIPRSPTHSVTSPTLRTVSPSTFLDLATLSNHSANTDPPLPGIDPLSCSYPASTSCTRADPIALSTSHPSPTCSSWEPLTSPSPKLPEAIRQSPSPPPSPLAPVPQHSDPRVARAAQAPVPGAAGGAGDRKLEEALGALMAALDDYRGQFPELQGLEQEVTRLESLLMQRQGLTRSRASSLSITVEHALESFSFLNEDEDSDSPGDSVCLLHRSPPAPELPAPPLFLGLTLNLPRASCAPQHQPLCLDSSFPRDPGPLALCPRVAFADSQLKVMPGPSSLQCCLGYGPVPCTPWATTPCSPHCVDHPACNPTPAHPSPGGPRGPSSPSWR